The segment ACCCGGCGGCGCTCGATGAGCGCGGTGAAGTAGGACATCATCCCGCCCAGGGCATCGCCGAGGGTCTCCAACGCCCCGCCGATACCGCCCGCGGAGGTGTTGGCCGCCACGATCGCGTCGGTCCAGCCGTCGAACTGGCCGCGGTCCTCCTCGGGCACACCCAGGTAGTGCGCCACCACCATGGACGGCAGCGGCTTGAACAGCTCCGCCACGATGTCCCCGCCGCCGTTCGCGCGCAACCCCTCGATGCGTTCGACGACGAACTCGCGGACCTTCGGTTCGACGGACTCCACCTGTCGTGGCGTGAAGCCCCGTGAGACGAGCTTGCGGAACTCGGTGTGTACCGGCGGATCCTGCATCACCATCGGCGGATTGTCGGCCAGTCCGATCATCTCCAGCTCGCCGTAGTTGACGGTGAGGCCCTGGGCGGAGGAGAACGTCTGGTGGTCGCGGGCCGCGGTGAAGATGTCGGCATGCCGCGCCATCACGTAGTAGTCGTGGTCCGGACTGTCGGTGCGGACGTGATGGACCGGGTCGTGGTCGCGCAGCGCGCGGTACATGCCGAACGGGTCACGCCACGACTCCGCGGTCGCGAGCTCGAACCGCGCCTCGTGAGACAAACCAGTCGTCATGTCTTATTCGTACGACACCTCGCGATGACTGTCAAGGAGGATGTCGCTGTCCGGCCGCGGACGGAGTTCTCGCCGACATCGGTCGCGGCGCATGCCGACTGCTGACGGTCCCCGGTCGTCGTGGTCGGTGCCAAAGCGCCCATCGCCAGCTCGCGCCGCTGCAGCGGTGCGCTCCCGGTCAGCACCAGCACGACGGCGAAGCCGTCGTGGTCACCGGTCGTGGTGGTGGGGGTGTTGTAGGCGTTCTCCAGCGGCACCAGCCCGCCGTAGGTCGCCTGACCGCTCGCGACAAGCTGGCGCACGAGCGCGTCGCGGGCCGCGTTGGATGACACGTAGACGTGTCCGGGCAGCAGGCCGGAGAAGCCGACCCGCTCGGTGCTGAAGGCGCCGGTCCACACGAAACCGGTGTCGGTCTGGATCGGATCGGGCCCGAAGAACCGGCCGTGATCGTTGCGGAACAGGAAGAAGTTGTTGGAGTAGGCCAGCAGCGGGCCGGTGGGCTTCTGCCCGTAGGTCACGCCGTCGATGCTCGCGCGGAACCCGACGTTGTGCAGGGGTTGCGCGGGGAACCGGGACCGCAGCATCGCGTTGTTGAGTCCGCGGTTGGCCTGCGCGCTCGTGGTCGCGTGCGGGTCGACGATGATGACGTTGACGGCCTCCAGCAGGTCCTTGCCATCGCGGCGCTTGCCGCCCCAGTCGGCGATCTGGCCGTTGGACCTGAGCATCCACTTGCCGATATCGCCGTACGTGCTGGGAGCGGAGTCCGCGGGTGTGGGTGCGGCGGCGTCGGCGAGCGCCGAGATCGCCGGTGCGGTGCGGGCGCGTCGCGGTGCGACCCGGGCCGCAGCGACGGGTCCCGCGGCGGCCGTCACGCTTCGGCGCAGTCCCGGCCGCGTGGTCGGGGCGGCCGTGTCGGAGGTCGACGCGGA is part of the Mycobacterium adipatum genome and harbors:
- a CDS encoding cytochrome P450, with protein sequence MTTGLSHEARFELATAESWRDPFGMYRALRDHDPVHHVRTDSPDHDYYVMARHADIFTAARDHQTFSSAQGLTVNYGELEMIGLADNPPMVMQDPPVHTEFRKLVSRGFTPRQVESVEPKVREFVVERIEGLRANGGGDIVAELFKPLPSMVVAHYLGVPEEDRGQFDGWTDAIVAANTSAGGIGGALETLGDALGGMMSYFTALIERRRVEPADDTVSHLVAAGVGADGDIAGVLSILAFTFTMVTGGNDTSTGMLGGSVQLLHRHPDQRRMLAADPALIPDAVDEFLRLTSPVQGLARTTTRDVTVAGTDIPQGRRVLLLYGSGNRDERQYGPDAADLDVTRRPRNILTFSHGAHHCLGAAAARMQSRVALEELLTRITDFEVDEDNIVWAGGSYVRRPLSVPFTITR